From one Methylomonas paludis genomic stretch:
- the ssuD gene encoding FMNH2-dependent alkanesulfonate monooxygenase, which produces MEIFWFLPTHGDSRYLGTELGVRPVTYSYLRQIAQAADNLGFKGVLVPSGRACEDPWVIAAALINQTKQLKFLVALRPSFTSPTVSARMASTLDRVSGGRLLINVVAGGDPAEQQADGSFLSHDQRYAEAGEFLNIWKRVLAGEVLDFDGEYIKVKGASLPSGSQQQPHPPLFLGGSSQAAIQLSAEHIDVYLSWGEPPAAVAAKIEQVRAAATKLGRKVKFGIRLHVIVRETSAAAWAAADELIAHVTDETIAAAQAAVAGFESVGQQKMTELHGGKRDHLVVAPNLWAGVGLVRGGAGTALVGNPQEVAERIKEYAALGIDYFIFSGYPHLEESYRVAELLFPLLPVELDSQLDTGIKTNLTGPFGAAQPRTASQGK; this is translated from the coding sequence ATGGAAATATTTTGGTTTTTACCCACACATGGGGATAGCCGCTACCTCGGCACCGAACTGGGCGTCAGGCCGGTAACCTATTCGTATCTGCGGCAAATTGCCCAGGCCGCCGACAATCTTGGCTTTAAAGGCGTGCTGGTACCATCGGGACGCGCCTGTGAAGATCCCTGGGTAATTGCGGCTGCGCTGATTAATCAGACCAAACAGCTTAAATTTCTGGTGGCATTAAGACCCAGCTTTACTTCGCCTACGGTTTCGGCGCGTATGGCATCAACATTGGATCGAGTATCCGGCGGGCGCTTATTGATTAATGTAGTGGCCGGCGGCGATCCGGCTGAACAGCAGGCTGATGGCAGTTTTTTAAGCCACGACCAGCGCTATGCTGAAGCCGGCGAGTTTTTAAACATCTGGAAACGGGTGCTGGCCGGGGAAGTGCTGGATTTTGACGGTGAGTATATCAAAGTCAAAGGCGCCAGCCTGCCGTCGGGCAGTCAGCAGCAACCGCATCCACCCTTGTTTCTGGGTGGGTCTTCGCAGGCAGCTATTCAACTCAGCGCCGAACATATTGATGTGTATCTAAGCTGGGGCGAACCACCGGCTGCGGTGGCGGCAAAAATCGAGCAGGTGCGTGCCGCAGCCACCAAACTGGGTCGCAAGGTCAAATTCGGCATCCGGTTGCACGTTATCGTCCGGGAAACCAGTGCTGCTGCCTGGGCAGCGGCTGATGAACTGATTGCCCACGTCACCGATGAAACCATTGCCGCTGCGCAGGCTGCCGTGGCTGGTTTTGAATCGGTAGGCCAGCAGAAAATGACCGAATTGCATGGCGGCAAACGCGATCATCTAGTGGTTGCGCCCAACTTGTGGGCCGGGGTAGGGCTGGTGCGAGGCGGGGCCGGTACGGCGCTGGTGGGCAATCCGCAGGAAGTCGCGGAGCGTATCAAGGAATATGCGGCGCTGGGTATCGATTATTTTATTTTTTCCGGTTATCCACATCTGGAAGAATCTTACCGGGTGGCCGAGCTGCTGTTTCCCTTATTGCCGGTCGAGCTTGATTCTCAACTTGATACCGGTATTAAAACCAATCTAACCGGGCCATTTGGTGCCGCCCAACCAAGAACAGCTTCTCAAGGGAAATAA
- a CDS encoding acyl-CoA dehydrogenase family protein encodes MTFVGETRGLSPGLRPHLQEQAEQLSRYFYETAAERDVIGGTPLEQRQAVRDSGLLKLLIPLEYGGHGSSWADIYQIIRTFARTDSSLAHVFAFQSLMLASIRLYGTEQQWQTLFTETAQQNWWWGNALNPLDNRTLATHDGENLVFNGFKSFCSGAIDSDRLIVSAIEADTQKFIVAAVPTQRAGIDLRDDWDNMGQRQTDSGSIEFKDLLVYPDELLINPGPLSSPFSSLRSVIAQLIFTNIYLGITEGALQEAVNYTRTNSRVWSGSLAKNIQEDPYTLLHYGELWASVDAARQLADQAALRLDQAWQKGLDLTAAERGAAAIAVFSAKVNITRAGLDVTSRIFEVSGARATTAKLRMDRFWRNLRVYTLHDPVDYKLKDLGDWALNGNYPAHSFYS; translated from the coding sequence ATGACTTTCGTTGGCGAAACACGCGGGCTTAGCCCAGGCCTAAGGCCACATTTACAGGAACAGGCCGAGCAATTAAGCCGTTATTTTTATGAAACCGCCGCCGAACGCGATGTAATTGGCGGCACCCCGCTGGAGCAGCGTCAGGCTGTGCGGGACAGCGGCCTGCTTAAGCTGTTAATTCCGCTGGAATACGGCGGACACGGCAGTTCCTGGGCGGACATTTATCAGATTATCCGTACCTTTGCCAGAACCGACAGCTCGTTGGCGCATGTGTTTGCCTTTCAGTCGCTGATGCTGGCTTCCATCCGCTTATACGGCACTGAACAGCAATGGCAAACCCTGTTTACAGAAACCGCCCAGCAAAATTGGTGGTGGGGTAATGCGTTAAATCCACTGGACAATCGCACCCTGGCTACCCACGATGGCGAAAATTTAGTGTTCAACGGCTTCAAGAGCTTTTGTTCCGGGGCCATTGATTCGGATCGGCTGATCGTCTCGGCCATAGAAGCGGATACCCAGAAATTTATTGTTGCCGCCGTCCCCACCCAGCGTGCCGGTATTGATTTACGCGATGACTGGGACAATATGGGCCAGCGCCAAACCGATAGCGGCAGCATAGAATTTAAAGACTTGCTGGTCTATCCAGACGAGTTGTTAATCAATCCCGGCCCATTGAGTTCGCCGTTCTCCAGCCTGCGTTCGGTGATTGCTCAGCTGATATTTACCAATATCTATTTAGGCATTACCGAAGGTGCTTTACAAGAAGCGGTGAACTATACCCGCACCAATTCGCGGGTGTGGTCTGGGTCACTGGCTAAAAACATCCAGGAAGACCCATACACCCTGTTGCATTACGGCGAATTATGGGCCAGCGTCGATGCCGCCCGGCAACTGGCCGATCAGGCGGCACTGCGGCTGGATCAGGCCTGGCAAAAAGGCCTGGATTTAACAGCTGCCGAACGCGGTGCAGCGGCGATTGCGGTGTTTTCCGCCAAGGTCAATATCACCAGAGCCGGTCTGGATGTCACCTCGCGGATATTTGAAGTGTCCGGGGCCAGAGCCACCACTGCCAAACTGCGCATGGATAGGTTCTGGCGCAATCTGCGCGTCTACACCCTGCATGACCCGGTGGATTACAAATTAAAAGATTTGGGCGATTGGGCGCTTAACGGCAATTATCCCGCGCACAGCTTTTATTCATAA
- a CDS encoding amidohydrolase family protein — MSKIIDMRSRPAFLHDFFGATPDSPGYETAKWLNQRVGSKNIEHFKRSYTLGGFLAEIEQSGIDKAVVVGRETPSLTINNDEIAALVSKSPKLVGLGSVDIQSRGVENALAEIDRAINQLGFKAINIEPGFAEPALQVDDPVFFPVYEACIAFDVPVCLMSGPTTPDFDYAHPNALARLARRYPALNIICFHGYYPFVNEVIGAALRYTNIYLVPDMYIFQPGSKLYVEAANSFLADQLLFGSSYPFREMKQTVDDFAALGFKDSILDKLFYKTAERVLKVNI; from the coding sequence ATGTCAAAAATTATCGATATGCGCAGTCGTCCGGCGTTTTTACACGACTTTTTCGGGGCCACCCCGGATAGCCCCGGCTATGAAACCGCCAAATGGCTGAATCAGCGGGTGGGTTCGAAAAACATCGAACATTTTAAACGCTCTTACACACTGGGCGGGTTTCTGGCCGAAATTGAGCAATCCGGTATCGACAAAGCGGTGGTGGTAGGCCGGGAAACACCTAGCCTGACCATCAACAATGATGAAATAGCAGCACTGGTCAGTAAAAGCCCCAAGCTGGTCGGTCTGGGTTCGGTAGATATTCAAAGCCGGGGCGTGGAAAACGCGCTGGCGGAAATTGACCGGGCCATTAATCAGCTGGGTTTTAAGGCCATCAACATTGAACCAGGCTTTGCTGAGCCCGCTTTGCAAGTGGATGATCCAGTGTTTTTTCCGGTCTATGAAGCCTGTATTGCCTTTGATGTGCCAGTGTGCCTGATGAGTGGCCCCACCACCCCGGATTTTGATTACGCCCATCCCAATGCTTTGGCCAGACTGGCCAGACGATATCCAGCACTGAATATAATCTGTTTCCACGGCTATTACCCGTTTGTAAACGAAGTAATAGGCGCAGCACTACGCTACACCAATATTTATTTAGTACCGGATATGTATATCTTTCAGCCGGGTTCCAAGCTTTATGTAGAAGCAGCCAACAGCTTCCTGGCCGATCAGCTATTATTCGGCTCATCCTATCCGTTCCGGGAAATGAAACAAACTGTCGATGACTTTGCGGCACTGGGGTTTAAGGACAGTATACTGGATAAATTGTTTTATAAAACAGCGGAGCGGGTTTTGAAGGTTAATATTTGA
- a CDS encoding helix-turn-helix domain-containing protein — MSKSNTTMTGEELGEKLLESVRQMQAGVWGRKTEYLPQEDGKIRRLVTLADGTVENDEIMTVAASTRINTGLTQRQFSKLLGVSVRTLQEWEQGRRQPTGAAKTLFKIAERQPELLKSLTLDF, encoded by the coding sequence ATGTCTAAATCAAATACCACTATGACCGGTGAAGAACTAGGTGAAAAACTTCTGGAATCTGTTAGGCAGATGCAGGCAGGAGTTTGGGGCAGAAAAACTGAGTATTTACCCCAAGAGGATGGCAAAATTCGCCGATTGGTTACATTAGCCGATGGTACAGTAGAGAATGATGAAATAATGACTGTAGCAGCCAGCACAAGAATCAATACTGGATTAACTCAGCGCCAGTTTTCTAAGTTGCTTGGTGTTTCTGTCCGTACATTGCAAGAATGGGAACAAGGCCGGAGACAGCCGACTGGAGCCGCAAAAACATTGTTCAAAATTGCCGAGCGTCAACCAGAATTACTAAAGTCTTTAACACTCGATTTTTAA
- a CDS encoding addiction module antidote protein, whose amino-acid sequence MTKKISVASLPEFDISSLLDNDAAISEYLSQVLDDGDSEELLRALGYIAKAKGMSLIAKESGLGRESLYKALSPGAKPRFDTIMKVIKALGVKLHAETV is encoded by the coding sequence ATGACCAAAAAAATTAGTGTGGCAAGCTTGCCGGAATTTGATATAAGCAGCCTACTCGATAACGATGCCGCTATCAGCGAATATTTGTCCCAAGTTCTGGATGATGGTGACAGCGAAGAGCTGCTGCGCGCTTTGGGCTATATTGCAAAAGCTAAAGGCATGTCATTGATTGCCAAGGAATCAGGACTGGGACGCGAAAGCCTTTATAAAGCCTTGTCTCCCGGCGCCAAACCTAGATTTGACACAATTATGAAAGTCATTAAGGCCTTGGGTGTCAAACTTCATGCTGAAACAGTTTGA
- a CDS encoding type II toxin-antitoxin system RelE/ParE family toxin, with protein sequence MTIIRTLPQFDIWLSSIKDNMTRIRLARRLVRAQQGQFGDVKPVGDGVFEMREHFGPGWRMYYVQHGDVVIVMLGGGDKATQAADIAKAKRLADTLED encoded by the coding sequence ATGACAATAATCCGCACACTGCCACAGTTTGATATATGGTTGTCTAGCATCAAAGACAACATGACGCGCATCCGATTGGCACGTAGACTTGTCCGTGCTCAACAGGGCCAGTTTGGTGATGTGAAGCCGGTTGGGGATGGCGTTTTTGAAATGCGTGAGCATTTCGGGCCTGGTTGGCGAATGTATTATGTACAACATGGCGATGTGGTGATTGTGATGCTGGGCGGCGGCGATAAAGCTACACAAGCCGCCGATATTGCTAAGGCCAAGCGTTTGGCAGATACGTTGGAGGATTAG
- the msuE gene encoding FMN reductase, producing MSVKLKVTAVSGGVGRPSRTLALLEALTSRFAQRIEIDLHLIELGQISAKLGAAASRSELPEAIQNDIAAIETADFLLVATPVYRATYTGIFKHLFDFVHQDSLIDVPVLLAATGGSDRHALIIDHQLRPLFSFFQALTLPIGVYGTEADFVDYKVASKALDERIELAVSRALPFLKPRSGQ from the coding sequence ATGAGTGTTAAGTTAAAAGTGACCGCTGTTTCCGGTGGTGTGGGGCGGCCATCCCGAACCCTGGCGCTGCTGGAAGCGCTGACTTCCCGTTTTGCCCAGCGTATTGAAATTGATTTGCATCTGATCGAATTAGGTCAGATCAGCGCCAAACTCGGCGCGGCTGCCAGTCGCAGCGAATTGCCGGAAGCGATTCAAAATGATATCGCCGCCATCGAAACCGCTGATTTTCTGCTGGTCGCTACACCGGTGTATAGAGCCACCTATACTGGCATTTTCAAGCACTTGTTTGATTTTGTGCATCAGGACTCTTTAATCGATGTACCGGTTTTACTGGCGGCAACCGGCGGCAGTGATCGACATGCCTTGATTATTGATCATCAGTTACGCCCCTTGTTCAGTTTTTTCCAGGCCCTGACCTTGCCGATTGGCGTATACGGCACTGAAGCGGATTTTGTGGATTACAAAGTTGCCAGCAAAGCTCTCGATGAACGCATTGAACTGGCTGTTAGCAGAGCTTTACCGTTTCTTAAACCCCGTTCCGGCCAGTAA
- the sfnG gene encoding dimethylsulfone monooxygenase SfnG, giving the protein MSAENIKFAYWVPNVSGGLVVSNIEQRTSWEFDYNLKLAKIAEQSGFEYALSQIRFTAGYGAEYQHESVSFSHAILAGTTKLKVIAAILPGPWDPVVVAKQIATIDILTAGRIAVNIVSGWFKGEFHAIGQPWLEHDERYRRSEEFIDVLKGIWTTDDFSYKGDFYQYNHYSLKPKPLQQPHPEIFQGGSSRAARDMASRVSDWYFTNGNTVEGIKAQIDDIKAKAAVNNHKVKIGVNAFIIARDTEAEAQAVLAEIIEKANPEAVNAFGHEVKQAGAASPEGEGNWAKSTFEDLVQYNDGFKTNLIGTPEQIAERIVALKAVGVDLILSGFLHFQEEVAYFGEKVLPLVRELEARKTAKAA; this is encoded by the coding sequence ATGAGTGCAGAAAACATCAAATTTGCTTACTGGGTGCCTAATGTCAGCGGCGGTCTGGTGGTCAGCAATATTGAGCAGCGCACCAGCTGGGAGTTTGATTACAATTTAAAACTGGCCAAAATTGCCGAACAAAGCGGCTTTGAGTATGCCCTGAGCCAGATTCGTTTTACCGCCGGTTACGGCGCGGAATATCAGCATGAATCAGTGTCATTTTCCCACGCCATTCTGGCCGGCACCACTAAATTAAAAGTGATCGCCGCCATTTTGCCCGGCCCCTGGGATCCGGTGGTGGTGGCTAAACAGATTGCCACTATTGATATATTAACGGCCGGACGGATTGCCGTGAATATCGTTTCCGGCTGGTTTAAAGGTGAGTTTCATGCCATAGGCCAGCCCTGGCTGGAGCATGACGAGCGTTATCGCCGCTCGGAAGAATTTATCGACGTGTTGAAGGGCATCTGGACTACCGATGACTTTAGCTATAAAGGTGATTTTTACCAGTACAACCACTACTCATTAAAACCTAAACCCTTACAACAACCGCATCCGGAAATTTTCCAGGGCGGTAGTTCACGGGCTGCGCGGGATATGGCGTCGCGGGTATCGGACTGGTATTTTACCAACGGTAATACCGTGGAAGGCATTAAAGCCCAGATCGATGATATTAAGGCCAAGGCGGCTGTTAATAATCATAAAGTCAAAATTGGGGTCAATGCTTTCATCATTGCTCGTGATACAGAAGCCGAAGCGCAAGCCGTGCTGGCCGAAATTATTGAAAAAGCCAACCCGGAAGCGGTTAATGCCTTTGGCCATGAAGTTAAACAGGCCGGTGCCGCCAGTCCGGAAGGCGAGGGCAACTGGGCCAAATCCACTTTTGAAGACTTGGTGCAGTACAACGATGGCTTTAAAACCAATCTGATCGGTACACCCGAGCAAATTGCCGAACGGATTGTGGCCTTAAAAGCAGTCGGCGTGGATTTGATTCTGTCCGGTTTTCTGCATTTTCAAGAAGAAGTGGCTTACTTTGGCGAAAAAGTGCTGCCGCTGGTGCGGGAACTGGAAGCCCGTAAAACGGCTAAAGCCGCCTGA
- a CDS encoding AMP-binding protein codes for MTVDTLPAWLNFQAGQRRQQIAIRHKQLGIWQEKSWAELHQEIASLVAALQIRGFGRGDTLYLLSEPRPEALLLALAAQWLGGYAALLDISETADTLTILQQLQAQFVFAEAQAQVDLVQSLNLGQRLLIYANRRGLSAYGHGVLQRYAELTAAGQGSINLHPLAEPDQPAFRFFRLNLQRQIEQQVLTHSELLAQGRKLIAQEALTDQEEALAARAFAASGHTRYLLAPWLLAGFKLNFPENLNTRDIDRRELGPTLVAGTRLSYQRLAELVNQRLPLPGTPGRAVVDWALAGSEQSSGLRLWLSQILIIRPLRDVLGLSRARVPLIVGEKLSPQAAQLLTAIGVQVKPWPDLKNWQTAGPEKLANPVFETAAALEAKS; via the coding sequence ATGACAGTGGATACCTTACCGGCCTGGCTTAATTTTCAGGCCGGCCAGCGCCGGCAGCAGATAGCCATCCGCCATAAACAGCTGGGGATATGGCAAGAAAAATCCTGGGCTGAGCTACACCAGGAAATAGCCAGCCTGGTCGCGGCGCTGCAGATACGTGGGTTTGGCCGGGGAGATACGTTATATCTACTTTCTGAGCCCAGACCGGAAGCCTTGCTGCTGGCCTTGGCGGCACAATGGCTAGGCGGCTATGCTGCGCTGTTAGATATTAGTGAGACTGCTGATACCCTGACTATATTGCAGCAACTACAAGCCCAATTTGTGTTTGCCGAGGCTCAGGCTCAGGTTGATCTGGTGCAAAGCCTGAATCTGGGCCAGCGCTTGCTGATTTATGCAAATCGGCGCGGTTTATCAGCCTATGGGCATGGCGTATTGCAACGCTACGCAGAGTTGACAGCAGCCGGGCAGGGCAGTATTAACCTGCATCCTCTGGCGGAACCTGATCAACCAGCCTTCCGGTTTTTTCGGCTGAACCTGCAGCGGCAAATTGAACAACAGGTGTTGACGCATAGCGAGCTATTGGCGCAAGGCCGCAAATTAATCGCTCAGGAAGCTTTAACCGATCAGGAAGAGGCTCTGGCGGCCCGCGCTTTTGCCGCCAGCGGTCATACCCGCTATTTACTGGCACCCTGGTTGCTGGCCGGATTTAAATTAAATTTTCCGGAAAATCTCAATACCAGGGATATCGACCGGCGCGAACTGGGGCCAACCCTGGTGGCCGGCACCCGGCTCAGCTATCAGCGTTTGGCAGAACTGGTCAACCAGCGCCTGCCGCTGCCGGGTACGCCTGGGCGGGCCGTAGTGGACTGGGCTTTGGCCGGCAGTGAACAGTCGAGTGGCTTGCGCCTGTGGTTAAGCCAGATCCTGATCATCCGGCCTTTGCGCGATGTACTGGGTTTAAGCCGCGCCAGAGTACCCTTGATTGTCGGGGAAAAACTAAGCCCACAGGCCGCTCAATTGCTGACGGCTATTGGTGTCCAGGTCAAACCCTGGCCGGATTTGAAAAACTGGCAAACAGCCGGCCCGGAAAAGCTGGCGAACCCTGTTTTTGAAACAGCCGCTGCACTGGAAGCAAAATCATGA
- a CDS encoding ABC transporter ATP-binding protein, with protein sequence MSTALLKLEHISLSFKAVKAITNISFAVAPGEICALIGPNGAGKSSLLNVINGVYQADEGTISYDGETRHIMQPHHAAERGIARTFQNIALFKGMSVLDNVLTGRNLKVQSNWLEQVFNLGRAKREALVQRKKAEEIIEFLQIQQWRNSLVGNLPYGLQKRVELGRALAAEPKLLLLDEPMAGMNREEKQEMSRFILDTQAEFGTTIVLIEHDIGVVMSLAQHVVVLDYGKKIGDGTPEQVRNNPEVIAAYLGTKH encoded by the coding sequence ATGAGCACAGCCTTATTGAAACTGGAGCATATTTCCCTATCGTTTAAAGCGGTAAAAGCCATTACCAACATCAGTTTTGCGGTGGCTCCCGGCGAAATTTGCGCACTGATCGGCCCCAATGGCGCCGGTAAAAGTTCGCTGCTGAATGTGATTAACGGGGTATATCAGGCTGACGAGGGGACTATCAGTTATGACGGTGAAACCCGGCATATCATGCAGCCGCATCATGCCGCCGAACGCGGCATTGCCCGTACCTTTCAAAATATTGCCTTGTTTAAAGGCATGAGTGTACTGGATAACGTGCTGACCGGGCGCAATTTAAAAGTGCAAAGCAACTGGCTGGAACAGGTGTTTAATCTGGGCCGTGCCAAACGGGAAGCCTTGGTGCAACGTAAAAAAGCTGAAGAGATTATTGAGTTTCTGCAGATTCAGCAATGGCGTAACAGTTTGGTCGGTAATTTGCCCTACGGCCTGCAAAAGCGGGTGGAACTGGGCCGGGCTTTGGCCGCCGAACCCAAACTGCTATTACTGGATGAGCCGATGGCGGGTATGAATAGAGAGGAAAAACAGGAGATGAGCCGGTTTATCCTGGATACCCAGGCCGAATTTGGTACCACCATTGTGCTGATAGAGCACGATATTGGCGTGGTGATGTCGCTGGCTCAGCATGTGGTGGTGCTGGATTACGGCAAAAAAATCGGTGACGGCACGCCGGAACAGGTGCGCAACAATCCGGAGGTGATTGCGGCTTATTTGGGGACCAAGCATTAG
- a CDS encoding branched-chain amino acid ABC transporter permease, with protein sequence MNFFFEVLLGGLLAGVMYSLVAIGFVLIYKASGVFNFAQGSMVLFSALTFVSLLERGVAFWLAFAVTLLSMVLLAWAIERFVLRKLVNRSAITLFMATLGLSYIIEGLAQLLWGAQVHGLDLGINDEPFEFLGLLLSQFDLFASAVAGTLVIVLSILFNKTRTGIALRAVADDQLAALAVGINLERLWLIVWSVAGFVGLVAGLLWGARLGVQFSLALIVLKALPVLIIGGFTSIGGSIVGGLIIGASEKLAEVFIGPYIGGGIENWFPYVLAMLFLLVRPAGIFGERAIERV encoded by the coding sequence ATGAATTTTTTCTTTGAAGTGTTACTGGGCGGCCTGCTGGCCGGGGTGATGTACTCGCTGGTGGCTATCGGCTTTGTGCTGATATACAAAGCGTCCGGGGTGTTTAATTTTGCTCAAGGTTCCATGGTGCTGTTTTCGGCGCTGACTTTTGTCAGTCTGCTGGAGCGCGGTGTGGCATTTTGGCTGGCATTTGCCGTAACTCTGTTGTCTATGGTGTTACTGGCCTGGGCCATAGAGCGCTTTGTGTTACGCAAACTGGTGAACCGCTCGGCTATTACCCTATTCATGGCGACTCTGGGATTGAGTTACATCATCGAAGGACTGGCGCAATTACTGTGGGGCGCGCAGGTACATGGTCTGGATTTGGGAATTAATGACGAACCTTTCGAATTTTTGGGTTTGCTGCTCTCGCAATTTGATTTGTTTGCTTCGGCGGTGGCCGGCACATTGGTGATTGTACTGTCTATTCTGTTTAACAAAACCCGCACCGGGATCGCCTTACGCGCCGTAGCCGATGATCAGCTGGCCGCGCTGGCGGTGGGTATAAATCTGGAAAGACTCTGGTTAATCGTTTGGTCGGTAGCCGGGTTTGTCGGGCTGGTGGCAGGTTTACTGTGGGGCGCACGACTAGGTGTGCAGTTTTCTCTGGCACTGATTGTACTAAAAGCCTTGCCGGTGCTGATTATCGGCGGCTTTACTTCAATCGGCGGTTCCATCGTCGGTGGTTTGATTATCGGCGCCTCCGAAAAACTGGCCGAGGTGTTTATCGGGCCGTATATCGGCGGCGGTATCGAAAACTGGTTTCCTTATGTGCTGGCCATGCTGTTCCTGCTGGTCAGGCCCGCCGGGATTTTTGGCGAACGCGCCATCGAACGTGTTTAA
- a CDS encoding branched-chain amino acid ABC transporter permease codes for MLYSESGQFNTRYQDDRRSFRLYQERLGFYLLLASAFLLVPFWGNDYWFSAVLIPFLVLSLAGIGLNLLTGYAGQLSLGSAAFMAVGAFAAYNFNLRVPGLPFLISLLLGGLVAGLTGIIFGLPSLRIKGFYILVSTLAAQFLVQWILTNFAWFSNNSSSGVITAPPLLLFGQDFSAPAGRYLLTLSIVTGLGILANSIVRSELGRNWMAVRDMDTAAAVIGIAIPKTKLLAFAISSFYLGIAGSLWAFTYLGTVEPHGFDLTRSFQILFIIIIGGMGSILGNFLGAAFIVFFPILLSQVSAGLLSGVIDAGQLENLQKIIFGALIIFFLIKEPNGLAQIWQTFKQRLRVWPLRY; via the coding sequence ATGTTGTATTCAGAGTCAGGACAGTTTAATACCCGTTATCAGGATGACCGGCGCAGCTTTCGTTTGTATCAGGAACGATTAGGGTTTTATTTACTGTTAGCCTCAGCTTTTCTGTTAGTGCCATTTTGGGGGAATGACTACTGGTTCAGTGCGGTTTTGATACCGTTTCTGGTATTGTCTTTAGCCGGTATCGGCCTGAATTTGCTCACCGGTTACGCCGGGCAATTATCGCTGGGTTCTGCCGCGTTTATGGCGGTGGGGGCATTTGCCGCCTATAACTTTAATTTGCGTGTGCCTGGCTTGCCGTTTTTGATCAGTCTGCTGCTGGGCGGTTTGGTGGCAGGGCTGACCGGTATCATTTTTGGTTTGCCCAGTTTGCGGATCAAAGGTTTTTACATCCTGGTGTCGACACTGGCCGCACAGTTTCTGGTGCAATGGATATTGACCAATTTTGCCTGGTTTTCCAATAACAGCTCGTCGGGCGTCATTACCGCGCCACCGCTACTGTTGTTTGGTCAGGATTTCAGCGCCCCGGCAGGTCGGTATTTGTTGACGCTGAGTATTGTTACCGGTCTGGGCATTCTGGCTAACAGCATCGTGCGCAGTGAACTAGGCAGAAACTGGATGGCTGTGCGGGATATGGATACTGCAGCAGCGGTGATAGGCATCGCCATCCCCAAAACCAAGTTGCTGGCGTTTGCCATCAGTTCGTTTTATTTAGGCATTGCCGGTTCGCTATGGGCCTTTACCTATCTGGGTACGGTTGAACCGCATGGTTTTGATTTAACGCGATCTTTTCAGATTTTATTCATCATTATCATCGGTGGTATGGGCAGTATTCTGGGCAATTTTCTGGGGGCAGCCTTCATCGTGTTTTTTCCGATTCTGCTGTCACAGGTATCCGCCGGCTTGTTATCCGGAGTGATCGATGCCGGGCAACTGGAAAACCTGCAGAAGATCATATTTGGGGCGCTGATCATCTTTTTTCTGATTAAAGAACCCAATGGCCTGGCACAGATTTGGCAGACCTTTAAACAGCGGTTACGGGTATGGCCGTTGCGTTACTAA